The following are encoded in a window of Glandiceps talaboti chromosome 5, keGlaTala1.1, whole genome shotgun sequence genomic DNA:
- the LOC144435179 gene encoding uncharacterized protein LOC144435179 — translation MVRSLKPKINTMDHNLEESLYDVADSDVWGDIMKEASPRKRRRGLRRSTEDSAFDSSADRASSTASSESVNGETTDTKPTGMAKKHARRRRPANARERNLRRLESNERERMRMHSLNDAFQHLRNVIPHVKCERKLSKIETLSLAKNYITALTDVITDMKSELEKYKESGHDNNNVSGKNLGEIATASYRQIEADANARNVPINCLIEKELNMSE, via the coding sequence ATGGTTCGTTCGCTTAAACCGAAGATTAATACCATGGATCATAACCTTGAGGAAAGCTTGTATGATGTTGCGGATAGCGACGTTTGGGGAGACATCATGAAAGAAGCGTCGCCGAGAAAACGACGCCGAGGCCTTAGGCGTTCAACAGAAGACTCAGCTTTTGATAGTTCGGCTGATCGAGCTAGTTCTACGGCCAGTTCTGAATCCGTCAACGGAGAGACAACAGATACAAAACCGACTGGAATGGCAAAAAAACATGCACGGCGCCGCCGACCTGCTAATGCACGGGAAAGAAATCTGCGGCGTTTGGAAAGCAACGAGAGAGAAAGGATGCGAATGCATTCCCTGAATGACGCCTTCCAACATTTACGAAATGTGATTCCTCATGTAAAGTGTGAAAGGAAATTATCCAAAATAGAAACGTTGTCACTGGCGAAAAACTACATCACAGCTCTGACCGATGTCATCACAGATATGAAATCCGAGTTGGAAAAATATAAGGAAAGTGGACACGATAACAATAACGTCAGTGGAAAGAACCTCGGTGAAATAGCGACAGCCTCGTATCGTCAGATCGAAGCTGATGCCAATGCCCGTAATGTGCCCATCaattgtctgatcgaaaaagaACTGAATATGTCAGAATGA